A window of Haloarchaeobius litoreus contains these coding sequences:
- a CDS encoding branched-chain amino acid ABC transporter permease, with the protein MSGETATGGGSTETLDRARALFWRYRVPLGLVLVVLLLRPVISHPLLLGYEAVAATILIWMVFVAAFNLLFGYAGLLSFGHAMFLGFGMYAAAIGVSGRAGAPELPFPVAAAIGIGVAATVGYLLGRLTVEKGEIYFAFLTLAVAQAVEFTANRNPLNLTGGSNGVTQNVLPSWIESTRGQLVVVFGGLEVDWYWFVSVVFLVAMLALWQIVRSPFGRSLIAIRENGDLARAMGIDTTRYKVQAFTISAAFSALAGSVLMVDRYGASQETLSVITSGDTVLMAVLGGVRYFFGPIAGVFVWQFAEEFLNEFEVLHLGFASVDLSGVLTHWHFFLGALFVVIVVVAPLEGIWGYLRDWMRGLYGRLKGVAE; encoded by the coding sequence ATGAGCGGCGAGACGGCGACCGGCGGCGGGTCGACCGAGACGCTGGACCGCGCCCGGGCGCTGTTCTGGCGCTACCGGGTGCCGCTCGGGCTCGTCCTGGTCGTCCTGCTGTTGCGCCCGGTCATCTCGCACCCGCTGTTGCTGGGCTACGAGGCCGTCGCGGCGACCATCCTCATCTGGATGGTGTTCGTCGCGGCGTTCAACCTGCTCTTCGGCTACGCGGGGCTGCTCTCGTTCGGGCATGCGATGTTCCTCGGCTTCGGGATGTACGCCGCGGCCATCGGCGTCTCCGGCCGGGCCGGCGCGCCCGAACTGCCGTTCCCGGTCGCCGCCGCCATCGGCATCGGCGTCGCGGCGACGGTCGGCTACCTGCTCGGGCGGCTCACCGTCGAGAAGGGCGAGATCTACTTCGCCTTCCTCACGCTGGCGGTCGCACAGGCCGTGGAGTTCACCGCGAACCGGAACCCGCTGAACCTCACCGGCGGCTCGAACGGCGTCACGCAGAACGTGCTGCCGTCGTGGATCGAGTCGACCCGGGGCCAACTCGTCGTCGTCTTCGGGGGCCTCGAGGTCGACTGGTACTGGTTCGTCTCGGTGGTGTTCCTCGTCGCGATGCTCGCGCTCTGGCAGATCGTTCGCTCGCCGTTCGGGCGGTCGCTCATCGCCATCCGCGAGAACGGCGACCTCGCACGGGCGATGGGTATCGACACGACCCGGTACAAGGTGCAGGCGTTCACCATCAGCGCCGCGTTCTCGGCGCTCGCCGGGTCGGTGCTGATGGTCGACCGGTACGGCGCGTCACAGGAGACCCTCAGCGTCATCACCAGCGGCGACACCGTGCTGATGGCCGTCCTCGGCGGAGTCCGGTACTTCTTCGGCCCCATCGCGGGCGTGTTCGTCTGGCAGTTCGCCGAGGAGTTCCTCAACGAGTTCGAGGTGCTGCACCTCGGGTTCGCGAGCGTCGACCTCTCGGGGGTGCTGACGCACTGGCACTTCTTCCTCGGCGCGCTGTTCGTCGTCATCGTCGTGGTGGCCCCGCTGGAGGGCATCTGGGGCTACCTGCGTGACTGGATGCGCGGCCTCTACGGTCGGCTCAAGGGGGTGGCAGAATGA
- a CDS encoding branched-chain amino acid ABC transporter permease: MSTTELTREDLATVSPAWWAAAVLTIVLLAVTFAVEPGLFIDQAIGGLVYGMVLVLVTLGLSLILGLMGIVNFAHGAFFMLGAYLSYSVVVTLGLPFWAALILAPLIVGVVGVVLEITVLRYLYGSDPIVSLLATFGLTMMIEEVIRAYWGTAPLEISRPAVLTRGTDLGVTTVPTYRLFLVGVAVVTIVAVYLLISRTDFGLTVRAGVQDGEMTEFVGVNLPVRFTAMFFLGAALAGFAGVLYSAETGMRTTMGETFVILAFVVVVVGGIGSLFGSVVSGILIGVSAYLTPVVLTALAEVTNQPWLALQIRDLVPYLVMILILLYRPRGLFGEEGFLE, encoded by the coding sequence ATGAGCACGACGGAACTCACCCGTGAGGACCTCGCGACGGTCTCGCCAGCCTGGTGGGCCGCCGCGGTCCTCACCATCGTCCTGCTTGCGGTCACGTTCGCGGTCGAGCCGGGGCTGTTCATCGACCAGGCCATCGGCGGCCTCGTGTACGGGATGGTGCTCGTGCTCGTCACGCTCGGGCTCTCGCTCATCCTCGGCCTGATGGGTATCGTCAACTTCGCCCACGGCGCGTTCTTCATGCTGGGGGCGTACCTCTCGTACTCGGTCGTCGTCACGCTCGGCCTGCCGTTCTGGGCGGCGCTGATACTCGCACCGCTCATCGTCGGCGTGGTCGGCGTCGTCCTGGAGATCACCGTGCTGCGATACCTCTACGGCTCGGACCCCATCGTCAGCCTGCTCGCGACGTTCGGCCTGACGATGATGATCGAGGAGGTCATCCGTGCGTACTGGGGGACCGCCCCGCTCGAGATCTCCCGACCGGCGGTGCTCACGCGCGGGACGGACCTCGGCGTGACGACGGTGCCGACCTACCGGCTGTTCCTGGTCGGCGTGGCGGTCGTCACCATCGTCGCGGTGTACCTGCTCATCTCGCGGACCGACTTCGGGCTCACGGTCAGGGCCGGGGTCCAGGACGGCGAGATGACCGAGTTCGTCGGGGTGAACCTCCCGGTTCGCTTCACCGCGATGTTCTTCCTCGGGGCGGCGCTGGCCGGCTTCGCCGGCGTGCTGTACTCCGCCGAGACGGGCATGCGGACGACGATGGGCGAGACGTTCGTCATCCTCGCGTTCGTGGTCGTCGTGGTCGGGGGTATCGGGAGCCTGTTCGGGAGCGTGGTGAGCGGCATCCTCATCGGCGTGTCGGCGTACCTCACGCCGGTCGTGCTCACCGCGCTCGCGGAGGTGACGAACCAGCCGTGGCTGGCGCTCCAGATCCGGGACCTCGTCCCGTACCTCGTGATGATACTCATCCTGCTGTACCGGCCACGGGGGCTGTTCGGCGAGGAGGGGTTCCTCGAATGA
- a CDS encoding ABC transporter substrate-binding protein, with translation MSGNNTRETVDRRTVLRAAGAAGIGGLAGCLGGGGGEGGANELTVGYATSLSGPFAVFGQSALDGAMLAAEDLEEELDVSITVEEGDTQLDPQTGVSQLQRMVTEAEADFTMGAVSSSAAQAMASWANENEVIYMPTGAHGDGLTGEACGPYSFRPTASNSMLAASIGAEMAESADSWYLLYSDYAWGQTAQSAVTRILEEQGKEVVGRSATPFPADDYSPYLNEADNSGAEGIGMLIAGLDLRKATNQLVSQGMQGNYTLAMHQLEDAVFWGLDRESAGILDSAGQVWGPAVDTDASVDFCERVAEYSDTDPYVRHFLGYLSMDQAVRAAVRADSTNADDMRGALEGHEVTSVAADIKGGDSGMYWREGDHQLIQPTYTVEALPVEEMSEDPYKRWFQVVNTFDGDDVARPVSETGCSM, from the coding sequence ATGAGTGGCAACAACACTCGGGAAACGGTGGACAGGCGCACGGTACTCCGCGCGGCTGGCGCGGCAGGTATCGGTGGACTCGCGGGCTGTCTCGGCGGCGGTGGTGGCGAGGGCGGGGCCAACGAGCTGACGGTCGGCTACGCAACGTCGCTGTCGGGGCCGTTCGCGGTGTTCGGCCAGTCAGCTCTGGACGGGGCGATGCTCGCGGCCGAGGACCTGGAGGAGGAACTCGACGTCAGCATCACGGTCGAAGAGGGCGACACGCAGCTCGACCCGCAGACGGGCGTGAGCCAGCTCCAGCGGATGGTCACCGAGGCCGAGGCGGACTTCACGATGGGGGCTGTCTCGTCGAGCGCCGCGCAGGCGATGGCCTCCTGGGCGAACGAGAACGAGGTCATCTACATGCCGACGGGGGCACACGGGGACGGCCTGACCGGCGAGGCGTGCGGGCCGTACTCGTTCCGTCCAACGGCGTCGAACTCCATGCTCGCGGCGAGCATCGGCGCGGAGATGGCCGAGAGCGCGGACAGCTGGTACCTGCTCTACTCGGACTACGCGTGGGGCCAGACCGCACAGTCGGCGGTGACCCGCATCCTCGAGGAGCAGGGCAAGGAGGTCGTCGGGCGGTCGGCGACGCCGTTCCCGGCGGACGACTACTCGCCGTACCTGAACGAGGCGGACAACTCCGGCGCGGAGGGCATCGGGATGCTCATCGCCGGACTGGACCTGCGGAAGGCGACGAACCAGCTGGTCTCACAGGGCATGCAGGGGAACTACACGCTCGCGATGCACCAGCTCGAGGACGCCGTCTTCTGGGGACTGGACCGTGAGTCGGCCGGAATCCTCGACTCGGCGGGGCAGGTCTGGGGGCCGGCGGTCGACACCGACGCGAGCGTCGACTTCTGCGAGCGGGTCGCGGAGTACTCGGACACGGACCCGTACGTCCGGCACTTCCTCGGGTACCTCTCGATGGACCAGGCGGTGCGCGCGGCCGTGCGGGCGGACTCGACCAACGCCGACGACATGCGCGGGGCTCTGGAGGGCCACGAGGTGACGTCCGTGGCCGCCGACATCAAGGGCGGCGACAGCGGGATGTACTGGCGCGAGGGCGACCACCAGCTCATCCAGCCCACCTACACCGTGGAGGCGCTGCCGGTCGAGGAGATGTCCGAGGACCCCTACAAGCGGTGGTTCCAGGTCGTGAACACGTTCGACGGCGACGACGTGGCGCGCCCGGTGTCCGAGACCGGCTGTTCGATGTGA
- a CDS encoding potassium channel family protein has translation MKFVIVGYGRVGTRTCRILSEEGHDVVVVDNDPDRVARARNDGFTVVEGDAENEDVLQEAGIADADAIAALTPDLNANFTACMIGKHNGARTVLRIDEDYREDIYEKYASDVDEVIYPERLGAAGAKTAMLGGDFNVLADVTENLQFSVFEIPEDSKLVGKRVVEVDLPEQARVYAHGPSDGPLTIPLPSTSIDAGDRLAVVVEQTGVDSVRQALTAA, from the coding sequence ATGAAGTTCGTTATCGTGGGATACGGTCGCGTCGGAACGAGAACCTGCCGCATCCTCAGCGAGGAGGGCCACGACGTCGTCGTGGTCGACAACGACCCTGACCGCGTGGCCCGCGCGCGCAACGACGGCTTCACCGTCGTCGAGGGTGACGCCGAGAACGAGGACGTACTCCAGGAGGCCGGCATCGCCGACGCCGACGCCATCGCCGCGCTCACGCCCGACCTGAACGCGAACTTCACCGCCTGCATGATCGGGAAGCACAACGGCGCGCGGACCGTCCTCCGCATCGACGAGGACTACCGCGAGGACATCTACGAGAAGTACGCCAGCGACGTCGACGAGGTCATCTACCCCGAGCGGCTGGGTGCCGCCGGCGCGAAGACCGCGATGCTCGGCGGCGACTTCAACGTCCTCGCCGACGTGACCGAGAACCTGCAGTTCTCCGTCTTCGAGATTCCCGAAGATTCGAAGCTCGTCGGCAAGCGCGTCGTCGAGGTCGACCTGCCCGAGCAGGCGCGCGTCTACGCCCACGGGCCGAGCGACGGCCCGCTCACGATTCCGCTCCCCTCGACGTCGATCGACGCGGGCGACCGACTCGCCGTCGTCGTCGAACAGACGGGTGTCGACTCGGTACGGCAGGCACTCACCGCGGCCTGA
- a CDS encoding dihydrodipicolinate synthase family protein has product MQGTGLPLVTPFDEAGDVDEPALRALVDRVTDAGVDFIVPCGSNSEAPLLTAAERRRVVEIVADRSDVPVLAGTGQPGYRETLADTEAAGAAGADAALVVTPYYFRHDQRALASYYRDLADESPIRVYLYSVPKYTETALDPRTVESLATHPNVGGIKDSSGNLERLQRTAAMTEDADFSALVGSGSIYAAGLDHGAAGGVLALANVVPGLASDIYDRHTEGDADGARDLNRSLVELNRAVTARYGVPGLKAAMRSRSLPAGHVRRPFRPVDEDAATELAELVEAAR; this is encoded by the coding sequence ATGCAAGGCACCGGACTGCCGCTCGTGACACCCTTCGACGAGGCGGGCGACGTGGACGAACCCGCGCTCCGCGCGCTCGTCGACCGTGTCACCGACGCCGGCGTCGACTTCATCGTCCCGTGTGGGTCGAACAGCGAGGCACCACTGCTCACCGCGGCAGAGCGCCGGCGCGTCGTCGAGATCGTCGCCGACCGGAGCGACGTCCCCGTCCTCGCCGGCACGGGCCAGCCGGGCTACCGCGAGACACTCGCCGACACCGAGGCTGCCGGCGCGGCCGGTGCCGACGCCGCGCTCGTGGTCACCCCGTACTACTTCCGGCACGACCAGAGGGCGCTCGCGTCGTACTACCGCGACCTCGCCGACGAGAGCCCCATCCGGGTCTACCTCTACAGCGTGCCGAAGTACACCGAGACGGCGCTCGACCCGCGCACCGTCGAGTCGCTGGCGACGCACCCGAACGTCGGCGGCATCAAGGACTCCAGCGGGAACCTCGAACGACTCCAGCGCACGGCCGCCATGACCGAAGACGCCGACTTCTCCGCCCTCGTCGGGAGCGGGAGCATCTACGCCGCCGGCCTCGACCACGGTGCAGCCGGCGGGGTGCTCGCGCTGGCGAACGTCGTCCCCGGCCTCGCGAGCGACATCTACGACCGTCACACCGAGGGCGACGCCGACGGCGCACGCGACCTGAACCGGTCGCTCGTCGAGCTGAACCGCGCGGTCACCGCCCGGTACGGCGTCCCCGGACTGAAAGCCGCGATGCGCTCGCGGTCGCTCCCCGCCGGGCACGTGCGACGGCCGTTCCGCCCGGTCGACGAGGACGCCGCGACCGAGCTCGCCGAACTCGTGGAGGCCGCACGATGA
- a CDS encoding DUF7384 family protein — protein MSAESAARVVADADVLAADVCCGGASRAAMDHVRRHDWVTLVASDHLLDDAEAVLSELTDASLAADWRERIEAEREPVDHPATDHPGLASAYRGQAAHLLSFDEGLGSVDAGANLNRRMSLSVRTPDAFARLFDAESLYEAVVGGEYPGPDRDPRA, from the coding sequence ATGAGCGCTGAGTCGGCCGCCCGCGTCGTCGCCGACGCCGACGTGCTCGCCGCCGACGTCTGCTGTGGCGGGGCGAGCCGTGCGGCCATGGACCACGTCCGGCGACACGACTGGGTGACCCTCGTCGCGAGCGACCACCTGCTCGACGACGCCGAGGCGGTCCTCTCGGAGCTGACGGACGCGTCGCTCGCGGCGGACTGGCGCGAGCGCATCGAGGCCGAGCGCGAGCCGGTGGACCATCCAGCGACGGACCATCCCGGACTGGCGTCGGCCTACCGCGGGCAGGCCGCCCACCTCCTGAGCTTCGACGAGGGACTCGGGAGCGTCGACGCCGGGGCGAACCTGAACCGCCGGATGTCGCTCAGCGTCCGGACGCCGGACGCGTTCGCGCGGCTGTTCGACGCCGAGAGCCTGTACGAGGCCGTCGTCGGTGGCGAGTACCCTGGGCCGGACCGCGACCCGAGAGCCTGA
- a CDS encoding SDR family NAD(P)-dependent oxidoreductase, protein MTRDTALITGASSGIGRELARQFARHGHDVVAVARSEDILDGVAEEIESRYAVDVTPLAMDLDRDGASQELYDAVHERDLGVGILVNNVGIGTYGPFADADLDEERTQLRLNVVTLVELTRLFLDDFTDRDHGKILNVGSTAGFQPGPFMAGYYASKAYVNSFTEALAEELRDTGVSATVLAPGPVDTDFQSRAGMEDSAVGSTYKQPVEDVAKAGYTGLMKGKPVVVPGLPMKALYLLSRVTPRPILRRVARRVNEER, encoded by the coding sequence ATGACACGCGACACCGCCCTCATCACCGGCGCGTCCAGCGGCATCGGCCGCGAGCTCGCCAGACAGTTCGCCCGCCACGGCCACGACGTCGTCGCCGTCGCCCGCAGCGAGGACATCCTCGACGGGGTGGCCGAGGAAATCGAATCCCGGTACGCCGTCGACGTGACGCCGCTCGCGATGGACCTCGACCGGGACGGCGCGAGCCAGGAGCTGTACGACGCGGTCCACGAGCGCGACCTCGGGGTCGGCATCCTCGTGAACAACGTTGGTATCGGCACCTACGGGCCGTTCGCCGACGCCGACCTTGACGAGGAGCGCACCCAGCTGCGGCTGAACGTCGTCACGCTCGTCGAGCTCACCCGGTTGTTCCTCGACGACTTCACCGACCGCGACCACGGGAAGATCCTCAACGTCGGCTCGACGGCCGGCTTCCAGCCCGGGCCGTTCATGGCCGGCTACTACGCAAGCAAGGCCTACGTCAACTCCTTCACCGAGGCGCTCGCCGAGGAACTGCGCGACACCGGCGTCTCCGCGACGGTTCTGGCCCCCGGGCCAGTCGACACCGACTTCCAGTCCCGCGCCGGCATGGAGGACTCCGCGGTCGGCTCGACGTACAAACAACCCGTCGAGGACGTCGCCAAGGCGGGCTACACGGGACTGATGAAGGGCAAGCCGGTCGTCGTCCCCGGGCTGCCGATGAAGGCGCTCTACCTGCTCTCGCGGGTGACGCCACGACCGATCCTCCGGCGGGTCGCCCGGCGGGTCAACGAGGAGCGGTAA
- a CDS encoding XTP/dITP diphosphatase, with protein MTIRFVTSNEGKVREAREYLAEPVEQVNYDYTEIQSDDLGDIAAHGAREAFEHLGGEEPVLVDDAGLFCDAFDGFPGPYSAYVQDTVGVQGVRDLVATADDDRARFRTVLAYCDGDEVNTFEGAVQGRIVDPRGDGGFGYDPIFEHDGQTMAEMSTAEKNAISHRGRALAKFADWLAAEPAERKGPR; from the coding sequence ATGACGATTCGCTTCGTGACGAGCAACGAGGGGAAGGTCCGCGAGGCCCGCGAGTACCTCGCCGAGCCCGTCGAGCAGGTGAACTACGACTACACCGAGATACAGAGCGACGACCTCGGCGACATCGCCGCCCACGGCGCCCGCGAGGCGTTCGAACACCTCGGCGGCGAGGAGCCCGTGCTGGTCGACGACGCCGGGCTGTTCTGCGACGCCTTCGACGGCTTCCCCGGCCCGTACTCGGCCTACGTCCAGGACACCGTCGGCGTGCAGGGCGTGCGCGACCTCGTCGCCACCGCCGACGACGACCGCGCGCGCTTCCGGACCGTCCTCGCGTACTGCGACGGCGACGAGGTCAACACGTTCGAGGGCGCAGTTCAGGGCCGTATCGTCGACCCGCGCGGCGACGGCGGGTTCGGCTACGACCCCATCTTCGAGCACGACGGACAGACCATGGCCGAGATGAGCACCGCCGAGAAGAACGCCATCAGCCATCGCGGTCGCGCGCTGGCGAAGTTCGCGGACTGGCTCGCCGCCGAGCCGGCGGAGCGCAAGGGCCCCCGCTAG
- a CDS encoding helix-turn-helix domain-containing protein, whose translation MKYLQVTLRHSAETIHPMHEFVCDHGGYDEYDLVNWNFATPDANTLLFHVRGPREPYEAALREVDGVRSFEVAPLGDDRFYVYVMDDPDETGEGLMAAFSRPSIAAVPPLSYRMDRSVSIGVLGEPDRLREVFEATPDGIRVDIERVGEYAADPAAAGARLTNRQREAVQAAQDLGYYEVPREATVADVADELDCSTGTAAEHLQKAAAELLGDLDC comes from the coding sequence ATGAAGTACCTGCAGGTCACACTCAGGCACTCGGCGGAGACCATCCACCCGATGCACGAGTTCGTCTGCGACCACGGGGGGTACGACGAGTACGACCTCGTCAACTGGAACTTCGCCACGCCCGACGCGAACACGCTCCTCTTCCACGTCCGCGGCCCCCGCGAGCCGTACGAGGCGGCGTTGCGGGAGGTCGATGGCGTCCGGTCGTTCGAGGTGGCCCCGCTCGGTGACGACCGCTTCTACGTCTACGTCATGGACGACCCCGACGAGACCGGCGAGGGCCTGATGGCGGCGTTCTCGCGACCGAGCATCGCGGCCGTTCCGCCGCTGTCCTACCGGATGGACCGCTCGGTGTCCATCGGCGTCCTCGGGGAGCCCGACCGCCTTCGGGAGGTGTTCGAGGCGACGCCGGACGGCATCCGTGTGGACATCGAACGCGTCGGCGAGTACGCCGCCGACCCCGCAGCCGCCGGGGCGCGACTCACCAACCGCCAGCGCGAGGCCGTCCAGGCGGCACAGGATCTGGGCTACTACGAGGTTCCTCGCGAGGCGACGGTCGCCGACGTGGCAGACGAGCTCGACTGCTCGACGGGCACCGCCGCCGAACACCTCCAGAAGGCCGCCGCGGAGCTGCTCGGCGACCTCGACTGCTGA